Proteins encoded by one window of Cytobacillus sp. IB215665:
- the pabA gene encoding aminodeoxychorismate/anthranilate synthase component II gives MILMIDNYDSFTYNLVQYLGELGEELVVKRNDEITIKEIEELNPNFIMISPGPCSPNEAGISLETIQYFAGKIPLFGVCLGHQSIAQAFGGDVVRADKLMHGKTSQIFHNQKTIFTDIENPLTATRYHSLIVKRETLPDCFEITAWTEEDEIMAIRHKTLPIEGVQFHPESIMTAFGKRLLKNFIEQYREVK, from the coding sequence ATGATTTTAATGATCGATAATTATGATTCTTTTACGTATAACCTAGTACAATACTTAGGTGAATTAGGAGAAGAGTTGGTCGTAAAGCGTAACGATGAAATAACGATAAAAGAAATTGAAGAGTTAAACCCAAACTTTATTATGATTTCCCCTGGGCCATGTAGCCCTAATGAAGCAGGTATAAGCCTAGAAACTATCCAATATTTTGCTGGGAAAATTCCACTTTTCGGAGTGTGTTTAGGACATCAATCGATTGCTCAGGCATTTGGTGGCGATGTTGTAAGAGCTGATAAATTAATGCATGGAAAAACATCTCAAATTTTTCATAATCAAAAAACAATTTTTACAGATATTGAAAATCCTTTAACTGCAACTAGATATCATTCTTTAATTGTGAAAAGAGAGACTTTACCTGATTGTTTTGAAATTACAGCTTGGACTGAAGAAGATGAGATTATGGCGATTAGACATAAAACCCTCCCAATTGAAGGTGTTCAATTTCATCCAGAGTCTATTATGACTGCTTTCGGTAAACGACTACTTAAAAATTTTATTGAGCAATACAGGGAAGTAAAATAA
- the pabC gene encoding aminodeoxychorismate lyase, with protein sequence MYIYLDGKIIKKEDAKISPFDHGYMYGIGLFETLAVYDGHPFLLDDHLSRLNEGLNSLAIDIELHRDEIFSIITRLLNKNNLTNSYVRLNVSAGVGDIGLSVEHYTKPTVIIYIKPLQVPVAEKAGVFLKTKRNTPEGKSRLKSHHFLNNVFGKREIGVDATKEGIFLSQNGFIAEGIVSNVFWVKNDKIYTPSLETGILNGVTRQFVMTLAKHNGLHIDEGLFKLDEILMADEVFVTNSIQELIPIYKIEHRYFQGNKGNVFNTLKKQYDETKKSLWSRGDLQSFWKE encoded by the coding sequence ATGTATATATACTTAGACGGCAAAATTATAAAAAAAGAAGATGCGAAGATCTCTCCATTTGACCACGGGTATATGTATGGAATAGGTTTGTTTGAGACACTTGCAGTATATGATGGACACCCTTTTTTGTTGGATGATCATCTTTCAAGGTTAAATGAAGGGTTAAACAGTTTAGCGATAGATATAGAGCTGCATCGAGACGAGATTTTCTCAATAATTACTCGTTTACTTAACAAAAACAACCTTACAAATTCTTACGTTAGATTGAATGTTTCAGCTGGAGTAGGAGATATTGGTTTATCGGTTGAACATTATACAAAACCTACCGTCATTATATATATAAAACCACTGCAAGTACCAGTTGCTGAAAAAGCTGGTGTATTTCTAAAAACAAAGAGAAATACACCAGAAGGAAAAAGTCGTTTAAAGTCACATCATTTTTTAAACAATGTTTTTGGGAAGAGAGAGATAGGGGTAGATGCGACAAAGGAAGGGATATTCCTATCTCAAAATGGATTTATTGCAGAGGGGATTGTGTCGAACGTTTTTTGGGTAAAGAACGATAAAATCTACACACCTTCTCTAGAAACAGGGATTTTGAACGGAGTTACAAGACAATTTGTAATGACTCTTGCAAAACATAATGGTTTGCATATTGATGAAGGGTTATTTAAACTAGATGAAATACTAATGGCTGATGAGGTGTTTGTAACAAATTCGATTCAAGAATTGATACCGATATATAAAATAGAGCATAGATATTTTCAGGGAAATAAGGGCAACGTTTTTAATACTTTGAAGAAGCAGTACGATGAAACGAAAAAATCGTTATGGAGTAGGGGTGACCTACAAAGCTTTTGGAAGGAGTGA
- the folP gene encoding dihydropteroate synthase: MGIVNATPDSFSDGGKYNSIELAVKHAERMTSEGADIIDIGGESTRPGANKVLLDEELSRVIPVVKEVAANVNVAISIDTYKAEVAKQAIEAGAHIINDVWGAKADRKMAEVAAHYQVPIVLMHNRTNRNYQNFIVDVLNDLRESVSIVKSAGVKDNNIILDPGVGFAKSFEQNLEIIRHLDELNKLGYPVLLGTSRKSFIGQVLDLPPAERVEGTGATVCLGIEKGCHIVRVHDVMQISRMATMMDALVGKGVKNNR, encoded by the coding sequence ATGGGTATAGTCAATGCTACACCTGATTCATTTTCAGATGGGGGTAAATATAATTCGATCGAATTAGCTGTAAAACATGCTGAGAGAATGACTTCTGAAGGTGCTGATATTATTGATATCGGAGGAGAATCAACACGCCCTGGGGCAAACAAAGTGTTGTTAGATGAAGAATTATCAAGAGTTATTCCAGTTGTAAAAGAAGTTGCGGCAAATGTGAATGTGGCGATATCTATAGATACGTATAAGGCTGAAGTAGCTAAGCAGGCAATTGAGGCTGGTGCTCATATTATCAATGATGTTTGGGGTGCTAAGGCTGATCGGAAAATGGCCGAGGTAGCTGCACATTATCAAGTTCCAATTGTATTAATGCATAATCGGACTAACCGTAATTACCAAAACTTTATTGTTGATGTGCTTAATGATTTGAGAGAGAGTGTGTCTATAGTTAAATCTGCCGGAGTGAAAGATAATAACATCATTTTAGATCCTGGTGTTGGTTTTGCAAAATCTTTTGAACAGAATCTTGAAATCATACGACATTTAGATGAGTTAAACAAGCTTGGATACCCTGTGTTATTAGGGACATCTCGAAAGTCTTTCATTGGACAAGTTTTGGATTTGCCACCAGCTGAACGTGTAGAAGGTACAGGTGCGACTGTTTGTTTAGGTATAGAAAAAGGATGCCACATCGTAAGAGTTCATGATGTTATGCAAATTTCTAGAATGGCCACGATGATGGATGCCTTGGTAGGGAAAGGTGTGAAGAACAATAGATAA
- the folB gene encoding dihydroneopterin aldolase: MDKIVVNEMMFYGYHGVFTEETKLGQRFLVDVELHLDLSSAGQTDQLQNTVNYGEVYEICQRIVEGKPYKLIESVGERIAADLLATFVPIEECTVKITKPGPPIPGYYKDVAVFITRSR, translated from the coding sequence ATAGATAAAATAGTTGTCAATGAAATGATGTTTTATGGTTATCATGGGGTATTTACTGAAGAAACAAAATTAGGACAGCGGTTTTTAGTAGATGTTGAGCTTCACCTCGACTTATCAAGTGCCGGTCAAACTGATCAATTACAAAATACAGTTAACTATGGTGAAGTATATGAAATTTGCCAACGTATTGTGGAGGGAAAACCATATAAGTTAATAGAATCAGTGGGCGAAAGAATTGCAGCTGATTTATTAGCAACATTCGTTCCAATAGAAGAATGTACTGTGAAAATAACAAAGCCTGGCCCGCCAATTCCGGGTTATTATAAAGATGTAGCAGTATTCATAACAAGGAGTCGCTAA